Proteins encoded within one genomic window of Platichthys flesus chromosome 13, fPlaFle2.1, whole genome shotgun sequence:
- the LOC133967356 gene encoding olfactory receptor 13C9-like, whose translation MDDEVNVTYITFDGHVEVQKYRYVYFVVMFALYIIIICWNSTIVYLIVIHENLHEPMYIFIAALLINSILYSTTIYPKLLIDFLSEEQITTFPPCLFQGAVYYTMTGSEFLLLSAMAYDRYVSICKPLQYPTIMRKTTVKVFLFTAWFVPVCEFVILVVLYIHITVCHFRLKGLFCNTSIFKLQCVPSVALSIYGVFLLVNICLLPMLFILFTYIRILIVTNRGFKTMRTKALQTCLPHLLVLINLSGFVAYDVIVVRLESDIPKLARLLLTLQIMVYHPLLNPFIYGLKMKEISKHLKHLLFQVKSH comes from the coding sequence GTGCAGAAATACAGATATGTGTATTTTGTGGTCATGTTTGcattatacattataataatcTGTTGGAATTCCACAATTGTGTATCTTATTGTGATTCATGAAAACCTCCATGAGCCGATGTACATCTTCATTGCAGCTTTGTTAATCAACTCTATACTTTACAGCACAACAATCTACCCCAAGCTTCTGATCGACTTCTTATCTGAAGAACAGATCACGACTTTCCCACCTTGTCTCTTTCAAGGTGCTGTGTATTACACTATGACCGGTTCAGAGTTTCTATTGTTGTCGGCCATGGCTTATGACAGATATGTGTCCATATGTAAACCTCTGCAATATCCAACCATCATGAGAAAGACAACTGTAAAAGTCTTTCTCTTCACAGCTTGgtttgttcctgtttgtgaaTTTGTAATATTAGTTGTATTGTATATTCATATAACGGTCTGTCACTTTAGACTGAAAGGCCTCTTCTGCAACACGTCCATTTTCAAACTTCAATGTGTGCCCTCAGTGGCTCTGTCCATTTATGGAGTGTTTCTGTTAGTGAATATTTGTCTTCTCCCGATGCTCTTCATACTTTTTACATACATCAGGATACTCATCGTCACTAACAGAGGGTTTAAAACAATGAGGACAAAAGCTCTACAGACCTGTTTACCTCACTTGCTGGTTCTTATCAACCTTTCCGGTTTTGTTGCGTATGACGTCATTGTAGTTCGTTTGGAATCAGATATACCAAAACTTGCCCGTTTGTTATTGACATTACAAATAATGGTGTATCATCCTCTTCTTAATCCATTTATATACggactgaaaatgaaagaaatctccaaacacctcaaacatTTGTTGTTCCAGGTCAAATCCCATTAA